The following are encoded together in the Nocardioides okcheonensis genome:
- a CDS encoding WXG100 family type VII secretion target: MSEMYGQTEKALSKAADYVDQARGDVKNKCGVLSGNIQTMMGGWGGQGATAFNNLMIAWDQKQETILKALDQLAASMKETERDNVSTDESQSSAHANLQGRLG, translated from the coding sequence ATGAGCGAGATGTACGGCCAGACAGAGAAGGCGCTCTCCAAGGCGGCCGACTACGTCGACCAGGCCCGCGGCGACGTGAAGAACAAGTGCGGCGTCCTGTCCGGCAACATCCAGACGATGATGGGTGGATGGGGCGGCCAGGGTGCCACCGCGTTCAACAACCTCATGATCGCGTGGGACCAGAAGCAGGAGACCATCCTCAAGGCCCTCGACCAGCTCGCCGCGTCGATGAAGGAGACCGAGCGCGACAACGTCTCGACCGACGAGAGCCAGTCCTCCGCCCACGCCAACCTCCAGGGCCGTCTCGGCTGA